The sequence below is a genomic window from Deltaproteobacteria bacterium.
AAATGGGGTTCCACTTCGACGAGGAGGAAATTTAAGGGGTGGCAGCAGGAGGAAAGGATGAGACGAGGAAGAAGGATCCAGTGTTTTCTTGTGCTGGCCATCGCCTTTTTCACGGGCACGGTAGCGACCCTGAATGCCGAGGACAGCAGGGAAGGGAGGAAAATTATCGGCAAGGATTTCTCGGTAGTGATCGAGCGAAGCGAAAAGAGAAGCCACATGCTGAGGGCAGACGTGGCCTTCTGCTCCGAAATCGCAAACAAGGAGTGTGCTGAGGCAACGGACCGTTTCACCATCGACGCCGCCAAGATTTACTGCCACACCACCGTCCACGGGTCGCCCTCGTACATGGAAATCAGGCATCTGTGGTACCGGAACGGTAAAATCGACCAGATCGTGAGACTGCCGGTGAAATCCTCGCGGTGGAGGACCTGGTCGCTGAAAGCCCTTTCATCGGGAACGGGTGGGGACTGGAGAGTAGAGGTCTATACCGGCGACCAAAAGATAGGCGAGGGAGAATTCAGCGTGGCCGAAACGGAAGGTGTGGAAAGCGCAAAGGATTTAAAGATGGGTCCGCCGTGAGTTCATAGTTCCCTGTCTTTCGCGTCACCCAGGCTCTCCCTGCCCTTTATGTCCCCGTCGGCAAGGTCCGTTACGAACATATGCCCGGGGTGGTGCATGACGGCGAAGGGAACCCGGGAATTTTCCAGGACAACCCTCGGCGTGACCCCGCAGGCCCAGAAAACGGGTATCTCATCCCCCGCCACGTGAACGGGGTCCCCAAAATCCGGCTTCTCGAGATCAAGGACGCCGATCGCCTCCGGGTTTCCCAGGTGCACCGGAGCCCCGTGGGCGAGGGGAAACCTGGAGGTGATAAGGACAGCCTTCGACACGCTGCGGTTTCGAATTGGCCTCATGGAGACAACCATTTCCCCGGAAAAAGGCCCCGAGGGCGAAAGGGGAATAGCGGTCCTGAACATGGACACGTTTTTTCCCTCTCTCACGTGTTTCATCCCTATCCCCTCTCCCTCGAGGGCACGCTCGAAAGTGAAGCTGCAGCCGAGGAGAAAGAACACCATTTCATCCTGAATCCGCCCCTTCAGGTTCCGCACCGTCTCCGTATGCTTCCCGTCGACGAAGATGTCGTAGAGGGGGAGGTCCGTTAAAAGGTCGGCCCCCTTTGCAACCACCTCTGGCACGGAAACGCCGGGGGATGTAACCTCGAGGAGGGGGCAGGGGCCCCTGTTCTTCCCGCAGAAAGCCAGAAAATCACCTGCGTAATCACCCGGGAGCCCCACGAGGTTGGCCTGAACGTAACCCGGGCACTGGCCTGCCGTGGCCTCCGTAAACATCCCGTTGCGGATGTCCCTGCGCAGGAGACCGGGTTCGGTATACTTTTTCCCCTTGCTCACCCTCACATCCCGAGAAAGGATTTTTTAATGAGTTCCGAGCCTGCCAGCTCGTCGGAGGGGCCCTCCATCTCGATCTCACCGTTTTTCAAGACGTAGGTGTAGTCGGCGAGGGAAAGCGCCTCTTTCACGTTCTGCTCGACGATGAGGACCGTTACTCTTTCCTGCTCGTTCAGCTCCCCTATGACCTTGAATATCTGTTTCACCACAACCGGCGCAATGCCGAGTGACGGCTCGTCGAGCAGCAAAAGAGAGGGGTTCGACATGAGGGCCCTGCCGATGGAGAGCATCTGCATCTCCCCACCGGAGAGCGACCTGGCGAGCTGGTTTTTCCTCTCCTCGAGCCGGGGAAAGAGGCGGTAGGCAAAACCCAGGCTTTCCCGGAAAGACTTTTCTGACTGGACCGTATAGGCGCCCATCGCGAGGTTCTTCTCCACCGTGAGCCTTCCGAATATCTCCCGCCCCTCCGGCACGAGGGAGATGCCGAGCTTCACCCTGTCATAGGCCGGGATGGAGGAGATATCGTCTCCCCTGAAGATGATCTTTCCCCCCCTGTTCGGGACGATCCCCGTTATGGTCTTCATGATGGTTGACTTGCCCGCCCCGTTTGAGCCGATGATCGCCGCAATACGCCCCTCTTTCACATGAAGATCGATGCCCTTGATGATGGTTATTTCACCGTAACCCGCTATGACTCCCGACAGCTTCAGCATCACTCCTCTCCAAGGTATGCCTTGATGACGAGGGGGTCCTTCGAGACCTCTTCGGGGGTTCCCTCGGCAATTTTCCTGCCGTTGTCGAGGACTACCACCCTGTCCGACAAGGGCATGATAACATCCATGACGTGCTCTACGATCAAGATGGTAATTTCCTTTTCATCCCGTATTTTCCTTATGAGTTCCACCGCGCTCTTGGTCTCACTGGCCGTCAACCCTGCAAGGACCTCGTCCATCAGCAGCATCTCCGGGTCGATCGCGAGCGTCCGTGCGAGCTGCAGCCACTTCTGCTCCGCGAGGGTGAGTTCCGATGCCAGGCTCTCAATTTTGCCGGAGAGGCCCACGTACTCGATCCATTCCCCGGCCCTCTTTGATGCCCCGGCGACACTGGCGGTCCGAATGAAGGCACCCACCATGACATTTTCCAGGACCGTCATCCTCGGGAAGATCTTGACGATCTGAAAGGTTCTGCCGAGCTCCTTCTTCGCAATCTTCTCCGGGAAAAGACCCGTTATCTCTTCACCGCGGAAAAAGATCCTCCCGCCATCGGGTTTGAAATACCCGGCAATGCAGTTGAAGAGGGTCGACTTCCCCGCGCCGTTTGGCCCTATCAGGCCGACGATTTCGCCCCTCCCCACATCGAAGCTCACCCGGTCGTTCGCCACCAGGCCCCCGAATCGCTTGGTCACCTCTTCAATGCGGAGAAGGCTCATCTCCTCTTCCTCCCAAACATTCCCACCAGCCCGAGAGGCTGGTAGACGGCAAAAACGATTATGAGGAGGCCGTACAGGATGAGATCGAACCCCTTCCCCGTGCCACCCAGGTAGATCCTCGTAAACTCCGAGAGGGGGATGAGGACCAGTGCCCCGGCGAGAGGCCCAACGATGCTCCCGATCCCGCCCAGGATGACGATGAGGACGATCTGGATGGAGAACATGAGGTGGAACACGCTCGGCGGGTCGATGAAGGTAACGTACTGGGCGTAAAAAGAGCCCCCCACGGCGGTAAAGGAGGCCGAGAAAAACATGGCTATCGATTTATAGAGCGGCGAGCTGACGCCGAGGCTCCGCGCGGCGTCCTCCTCTGCATTGATGCTCCTCAGGTAGAAGCCTATCTTGGAACGGTCCAGGAGGTAGATGGTTGCCGTCGAGAGGATGTAGAAGGAAAACACGATGTAGAGGTAGGGGGCCTTGTGTATGCCGAAATAAAAAGCCGAAAAGCTGTTGTCCGTGATGGGCAGGAAGAGACCGGAAGCGCCCCCGAAAGCATCGATGTTCCGGAAGAGGATGTGAAATACCTCACCGAAGGCGATCGTTATCATCGCAAAGTAGTGCCCCTTGAGCTTGAAGGAGGGGTACCCGAGGACGAGGGAAATGCCCCCCGCGAGCATGGCTCCCGTGAGCAGCCCGAACCAGGGCGACACGCCGAACTTGAGAAAGAGCAGGGTCGAGGTATAGGCGCCCGTGCCGAAAAACATGGCGTGGCCGAGCGATACCTGTCCGGTGAGNNNNNNNNNNNNNNNNNNNNNNNNNNNNNNNNNNNNNNNNNNNNNNNNNNNNNNNNNNNNNNNNNNNNNNNNNNNNNNNNNNNNNNNNNNNNNNNNNNNNNNNNNNNNNNNNNNNNNATGAAGAGCTCTTTTACCGCCATATCACGTAACCCCGAGGAGCCCTCTCGGCCTCAGCCACAAAAGAAAGATAAAGAGGGAGTAGACGAACAGGTGTTTGTACTCGGGCGGGGCAATGTATCCCCCGAGGGACTCTATCAGCCCCACGATGAGCCCGGCAATGAACGCCCCGTGAATGTTTCCGAAGCCGCCGAAGCAGACGACGACGAAGGCCGTGAGGCCGAACACACCCCCCACTTCGGGAAATATATAGAAGAAATTCGAAAGCAGGGCGCCGGCAATCCCGGCGGCGGCTCCGCCGATACCCCAGGAGAGGGAGAAAATCCTGTCGGGATCGATACCCATCAGCTGCGCGGCAACCCTGTTTTCCGATGTAGCCGTGATCGCGCCGCCGATCCTGGTGTGGTTTATGATCCAGTAGATGACCCCCGTCGTCAGGAACGCGCCGAGGGCGGCAACCGTTTCGGGTATGCCCACGTAAACTCCCAGGAACTTCACATTTCCCGACAGGACCGTGTTCCCGATCGAGCGATAGTCGGGCTTGAAGAAAAAGAAGATTACGTAGCGCAGAAATATCATCATGCCGAAGGTGGTAAATATCTGAACGAGCATGGGGGCATGCATTATCCTCCTGATGATCATCCGGTAGGTCACAACGCCGACGACAAACAAAAAGCCCCCCGCAACGGGGATGGACAGGAGCGGGTCGATTCCAAGGGAGGTATAGAGAACATAGGATGTGTACATCCCCAGCATCAAAAAGTCGCCGTGGGCGAAATTGACGATATCCATAACACCCCATATCAGGGTGAGTCCCACAGCGACGAGCGAATAGATGAGCCCCAGGAGCAATCCGCTGACTACGGCCTGGAGAATTTCAGTTTCCATGCACCTTTTCCCCTGGAACGATGGAAAGGGCGAAAGGAGGCTTTTCGCCCCTGTGGTCTGCCGCGTTACCTCTTATCCCATGGAACGAAGGGATGCACGATTTCCCGCGACGCGAGGTCGAAGGGCCACACGGTGGAGTACGCACCGTCCACGAGCTGCACCACGATGCCTCTCCCGAGCTCGTTCTGCTGCTTCTCGTTGAACTGTATCCCCGCCCAGGGCATGATAAGCTGATCACCGGGAATCGAGTAGCCGACGAGCGTCTTCCGTATGGCCTCAGGCTCCGTCGACCCGGCACGGTTTATCGCATCGGCGATCGTCAAAAGTCCCGTGAAGGTCCGCGCCGAGTTGCCGTTCATATCCTTCCCAAACCTCTCCTTGTAAAGCCTGTTGATCTCCGCAACCATCGGCTTCTTATTCGCCAGGTCGAGAGCCCACACCTCCCTGCTGAGGATGTAGTCGCCGTCAGCGCCGAGGGACTTTCCGAACTCGCCCGAGATAAAACCGGCGTCCATGGCCAGGATCATGCTGGGAGCGTAGTTGAACTTCTTTATAGTCTTCATGAAGAGGATGGAGTCGGACACATACGAAGCCGGCAGAACGACCTCCGCCCCCGAGTTCTTTATCTTCTGAACCTCCGAGTCCAGGGACGAGCTGTTTGCCGAGTAGGATATAGTCGCTGCAAGCTCGAACCCGTACTGTTTGGCGTACTTGGTCTCCGTGTCCTTGACTCCCTCGCCGAAATCGGTGTTCTCGTGAAAGATGGCAACCTTCTTGATCTTATTCTCCATCTTCTTGTTCAGCTCGTCGAGGAACTGGAAGAAGTTCTCGGAAAAGGTGTCATCGTTGGGGGTCGTCCTGAAGAACCATTTAAAGCCCCGCTCGGTGAGGGATGCCGCGGTCGACTCGGGGTTCAGAAAGGGCTTCTGGTGCCGCTCGGCAGCGAGGGAAGCCGTCTTCGTCACGGAGCTGTAGTAGCAGCCGATGAGAGCCACCACGTTCTCCTCCGTTATGAGGCGCTCGGCCTCGGCAAGGCCGACGTCGGGCTTTCCCTGATGATCGGCGACGATGACCTCGATCCTGGCCCCCTTGAGGTTTGGAAGCCCCTCGTCCTTCGCCAGGGGAAGATTGAAGTCATGCTTGTTGTTGATGATCTCCTGTGCAAGCTTGATCGCATCGGCAAGCTCCTTCCCCGTCGTCGCAGCGGGCCCCGTGAGCGGGTAGATGGCGCCTATCTTCAGGGTTTCGGCCTTCGCGGCCGACGCCGCGAATAACACGATGAAAAATACAACCAGGAAAGATCTCTTCATTTTTCCTCCTCCTTTTTTTGATGAAAGATTCCGTACCCTCCTCCCCCGGGTGTCTCTATCCTGAGAACATCACCCTTTGAAAGGGGAGCGTAAAACTTTCCCCCCTTGTCGAATACCTTACCACTCGAGATAACCGTGTTCTTTCCCGTGCAGCCCGGTTCCCCGCCGAGCATACCGTAGGGAGGAACCCTCCTCCTCTCGGAGAGGACCGTCGCATCAGCATCTGACAGAAGCTCTATCTCCCTCACGATGCCGTCGCCTCCCCGGTACGCTCCCTTTCCGCCCGTCCCCCTCCTCACCGAATATTCCCTCACGAGAAAGGGATAGCTGTATTCGAGGGCTTCTATGGGGGTATTCAGGGTATTGGTCATGTTCGAATGGACGGCGCTGGCACCGTTCACCCCCTCTCCCGCTCCCATCCCCCCTCCGATGGTCTCGTAGTACGCAAAGGGCTCACCCGTCCTCTCGTCGATACCCCCGATGGCAACGTTGTTCATCGTCCCCTGTGCCGCGGCAGGGATGCGATGGGGGACCGCCTTCCCCAGTGCCCCCAGCAATGCGTCGACGATCCTCTGGGAGGTTTCCACGTTTCCCCCGGCTACCGCAGAGGGAAACTCGGAGTCGACGATCGACCTCTTTTCCGTGACCAGCGTTATGGGCCGCAAAACCCCTCCGTTGGTCGGGATCTCCTCGGGCATGAGAGCACGGACCACGTAGAGAACCGCCGAGAGGGTAATCGCGTACACGGCATTCACGCTTCCCCGCACCTGCCGGTCCGAGCCCGAGAAGTCGATGTGAAGGCTGTCNNNNNNNNNNNNNNNNNNNNNNNNNNNTACGTGCCGTCGGGTATGACCCGGATAGTCTCCCTCGTCACCCGCTCCGTGTAGTTCTGCAGCTCGGCGGCATAGAAGAGGAGCACCTCCCTGCCATACTTTGACGAGAGCTCGACGAGCCTCTTCATTCCCGTTATGTTCGCCATTATCTGGGCGGTAAAATCGCCCTCCCTCTCGAGGGGGGTCCTCACGTTGTTGAGTATGAGCCCCATGAGTTCCTCGTCTATCCTGCCCCCTTTCACGAACCTCAACGGGGGTATCACCACTCCCTCCTGGAAGAGCGACGTGGAAAGGGGCATCGAGCCCGGGGATATGCCCCCGATATCCGCGTGGTGGGCCCTGTTGGCGACGTAGAACAGGGGGGTTTCCCCCCCCAGGTACACGGGTGCGACGAGGGTGATGTCGGGAAGATGGGTCCCTCCCCTGAAGGGGTCGTTCAGGATCGCCATGTCCCCCTCGCCGAGGGGCACCTCCGAAATCGCCGACTGCACCGAAAGGGGCATCGAGCCAAGGTGGACCGGTATGTGAGCCGCCTGGGCCACCATGTTCCCCCCGCTGTCAAAGATGGCGCACGAGTAGTCCCTGCGCTCTTTGATATTGGGTGAGAAGGAAGTCCTGTTGAGGGCAGAGCCCATCTCCTCGGCGATAGAGGAAAACCTGTTCTTGAAGACCTCGAGCAGAATGGGGCTCAGTTCCACGGTCACGCCTCCCGTTCGATGATCAGGTTCCGGTACCCGTCCGCTACGCCAACCCACCCGGGAGGGATGACGGTGGTAGCGCTGTACTCGACCACGACGGCCGGTCCCCGCACCCGGTTTTCGGGAAGGATCTTCCCCCTGTCAACGACCAGGGCGGGTGTCGCTTTGGAGCGGAAGATGACCTGGCGCTGCCCGAGGACAGCGCCGGCGGAAAGTTCCGGCCCTGCGCCCGGAAGCGGGTCGACGATCTGCTTCTCGGGAAGCCCCCTGGCCCGCAGCCTGATATTGACCACCTCCACTTCCCTGCCCGGGTTCTGATACCCGAAGAGACGTTCGTGGTACCCGTGGAAGCTGCCGACGTAGTTCTCGGTAAAGGGGACGACGATCTCGTGGGACTGTCCCCGGTAGCGCATGTCCAGATATTTTTCGAGTACGATCTTGTCCCTGTCGAGCCCCTCCTCGCAAAGCTCCCTCTCTCCCCTCTCGGCGAGGGGGAGAAAGAGACGGGAAATCCGCTCGTAGGAACCCTTTTCCTCATCGAGCATCACGGTGAGGGAGTAGTCCTTGAGAATATCTGCCAGGAGCATCCCCTGTGCGGAAAGGAGCCCGGGGTTCTCCGGGACGAGGACCCTGGGTATGGACAGGAGGTCAGCCAGGGAAACGGCGTGAAGACCTCCCGCCCCGCCGAAGGAAAGGAGGGTGAACTCCTGGGGATTGAACCCCCTCTCCACCGATATGACCCGTATCGCCTTCTCCATCGTCGCGTTCGCAACATCGCAAATTCCTTCGGCAAGCTCGACGGGGGTAAGCCCGGCCTCCCTCGAGAGGGAACCGAAATGCCCCTCGAGCCTGTCTGTCTCGAGCCGCATGCCCCCGCCGAGGAAGTGCTCCGGCACGAGCCTTCCCAGGTAGAGGTTCGCGTCGGTGACGGTTATCCTGTTCCCCCTGCCGTAGCATATGGGGCCGGGGTTTGCCCCGGCGCTTTCCGGCCCCACCCGGAGAGAGCCACCGGAGTCGACGCGTGCGATGGAGCCGCCTCCCGCGCCCACCGTGTGAATGTCTATCATGGGGACCTTTATCGGCCACCCCGAGATCTTTGATTCGGTGGTGAGGGACACGGCACCGTCGATCAGGGATACGTCCGTGGACGTTCCGCCCATGTCGAAAGATATGATTTTGTCAAAGCCGGCTCTCTTTCCGATCTCGAAAGCGCCCACAACCCCCCCGGCGGGCCCGGAAAGTATGGTGCGTATCGACTCGGCCATCGCCGTGGCGCTGGAAATCGACCCGCCGTTGGACTGCATGACGCGCAGCTGGTCGCCTTCACCGAGTTCTTCGGCAAGGTGGGTGAGGTATTTTTTCATGATCGGTGAAACGTATGCATTGAGTACCGTCGTGGACGTCCGCTCGTACTCGCGGAATTCCGGGAGGATTTTGTGCGATGCCGACACGGAGAGCCCGCGGGCGCGTAAGAGTTTCTCTACCTCTTTTTCGTGGGAGGGGTTGGCGTAGGAGAAGAGAAGCGACACCGCAACGGACTCGGCGCCCCTTCCCGCTACCACGTCGATGAGTTCCTTAATCTCGCCCGGGTCGATATCCTCACGGACGGTACCGGTATAGAAGAGCCTCCCCTTGATGCCGAACCTGAGGGATTCAGCCACGAGGGGGGATGGCTTCACGTACTTCAGTTCGTAGAGTTTCTCCCTGGACTGCCTGCCTATTTCGATGANNNNNNNNNNNNNNNNNNNNNNNNNNTGGACGAGATACTTCGCCCCTTTACCCGCAAACTCGTTAAGCCCCATCAAAACGGCTTCCGCCGGGTTTTCCGGCGTTGAAAGGGTCTTGTAGATCCCCACCCTGCCCCTTTCGATGTAGACGAAATCGGTAAAGGTGCCCCCCGTGTCGACCCCTATGACCACAACGTCTCTTTCAGGCATATCCCGAAATATTCAACGAATGTGAATACGAGCAAACGCTACCACGATAGCAGAAAAACGAGGTCAAAAAAACCTGTTTGCCCATCAACCAGAGGGCCTGCACATACCCGTGCGGTGCTTTGAAGAGAACCTATTCGACTATTATATGGTGCTGCTCCCGGGAGACAACCTCACCGATCACCGCGCTTGCCGGGTACCCCTTTTCCCGCAGCTTCTTGACAGCATCCCGGCAGGCATCCTTCGGAACAGCGGCAAGTAGCCCGCCCGACGTCTGGGGGTCGTAGAGGATCTCCTCCCCGGCAGGCGGGAGCAGGCCCGATACCCTGATGTGATCCCTCACGTTTACCCTGTTCGGCCCGTTGCTCCCCGTCGTCTGGCCGATCTCGTACATCTCCAGCGCCCCCGGATACAGGGGGAGGTCGCGGTGTGCGACCCTGACCGTCACGTCGCTGGACCTGGCCATTTCTACGAGATGGCCGGCGATACCGAACCCGGTGACGTCGGTCAGCGCCCTGACCCCGTGTTCCCTCAAAACCTCCAGGCCATCGGCATTCAGCTTCGCCACCTGGGGCAGAATCGCATCGAGCTCTTTTGCGGGAAACTTTCTGGCTTTCGCCGCGTTGAAGAGGACGCCCGTCCCCAGTGGCTTGGTCAGTACGATGGCGTCGCCGGGCAGTGCCCCATCATTCCTCAATATCTCGCCGATACCGGCGATCCCCGTCACGCAGAGGCCGAACTTCGGCTCTTCGTCGTCGACGGAATGGCCTCCCGCCAGGACCGCCCCGGCTTCTTTCACCTTGTCGGCGGCTCCCCGGAGGATGCCCTCGAGGACTTCCTGCCCGAGCTTTCCGGCGGGGAACATTACCAGGTTCAGGGCGAAGAGGGGCCTGGCCCCCATGGCGTAAATGTCGGAGATGGAGTTCGCCGCCGCTATCCGGCCGAACCAGTGCGGATCGTCCACGGGAGGGGTTATGAAGTCCACGGTGGTCACCACCGCCC
It includes:
- a CDS encoding branched-chain amino acid ABC transporter permease gives rise to the protein LTGQVSLGHAMFFGTGAYTSTLLFLKFGVSPWFGLLTGAMLAGGISLVLGYPSFKLKGHYFAMITIAFGEVFHILFRNIDAFGGASGLFLPITDNSFSAFYFGIHKAPYLYIVFSFYILSTATIYLLDRSKIGFYLRSINAEEDAARSLGVSSPLYKSIAMFFSASFTAVGGSFYAQYVTFIDPPSVFHLMFSIQIVLIVILGGIGSIVGPLAGALVLIPLSEFTRIYLGGTGKGFDLILYGLLIIVFAVYQPLGLVGMFGRKRR
- the selD gene encoding selenide, water dikinase SelD, encoding MTKGGVQVFRSLLKKNTLTGLSRTCGUAAKISPTVLSDMLRNLPVQVDDSLLVGYESSDDAAVYRIDGDRAVVTTVDFITPPVDDPHWFGRIAAANSISDIYAMGARPLFALNLVMFPAGKLGQEVLEGILRGAADKVKEAGAVLAGGHSVDDEEPKFGLCVTGIAGIGEILRNDGALPGDAIVLTKPLGTGVLFNAAKARKFPAKELDAILPQVAKLNADGLEVLREHGVRALTDVTGFGIAGHLVEMARSSDVTVRVAHRDLPLYPGALEMYEIGQTTGSNGPNRVNVRDHIRVSGLLPPAGEEILYDPQTSGGLLAAVPKDACRDAVKKLREKGYPASAVIGEVVSREQHHIIVE
- a CDS encoding ABC transporter substrate-binding protein, coding for MKRSFLVVFFIVLFAASAAKAETLKIGAIYPLTGPAATTGKELADAIKLAQEIINNKHDFNLPLAKDEGLPNLKGARIEVIVADHQGKPDVGLAEAERLITEENVVALIGCYYSSVTKTASLAAERHQKPFLNPESTAASLTERGFKWFFRTTPNDDTFSENFFQFLDELNKKMENKIKKVAIFHENTDFGEGVKDTETKYAKQYGFELAATISYSANSSSLDSEVQKIKNSGAEVVLPASYVSDSILFMKTIKKFNYAPSMILAMDAGFISGEFGKSLGADGDYILSREVWALDLANKKPMVAEINRLYKERFGKDMNGNSARTFTGLLTIADAINRAGSTEPEAIRKTLVGYSIPGDQLIMPWAGIQFNEKQQNELGRGIVVQLVDGAYSTVWPFDLASREIVHPFVPWDKR
- a CDS encoding branched-chain amino acid ABC transporter permease, translated to MLQAVVSGLLLGLIYSLVAVGLTLIWGVMDIVNFAHGDFLMLGMYTSYVLYTSLGIDPLLSIPVAGGFLFVVGVVTYRMIIRRIMHAPMLVQIFTTFGMMIFLRYVIFFFFKPDYRSIGNTVLSGNVKFLGVYVGIPETVAALGAFLTTGVIYWIINHTRIGGAITATSENRVAAQLMGIDPDRIFSLSWGIGGAAAGIAGALLSNFFYIFPEVGGVFGLTAFVVVCFGGFGNIHGAFIAGLIVGLIESLGGYIAPPEYKHLFVYSLFIFLLWLRPRGLLGVT
- a CDS encoding ATP-binding cassette domain-containing protein, which produces MSLLRIEEVTKRFGGLVANDRVSFDVGRGEIVGLIGPNGAGKSTLFNCIAGYFKPDGGRIFFRGEEITGLFPEKIAKKELGRTFQIVKIFPRMTVLENVMVGAFIRTASVAGASKRAGEWIEYVGLSGKIESLASELTLAEQKWLQLARTLAIDPEMLLMDEVLAGLTASETKSAVELIRKIRDEKEITILIVEHVMDVIMPLSDRVVVLDNGRKIAEGTPEEVSKDPLVIKAYLGEE
- a CDS encoding putative hydro-lyase; the encoded protein is MFTEATAGQCPGYVQANLVGLPGDYAGDFLAFCGKNRGPCPLLEVTSPGVSVPEVVAKGADLLTDLPLYDIFVDGKHTETVRNLKGRIQDEMVFFLLGCSFTFERALEGEGIGMKHVREGKNVSMFRTAIPLSPSGPFSGEMVVSMRPIRNRSVSKAVLITSRFPLAHGAPVHLGNPEAIGVLDLEKPDFGDPVHVAGDEIPVFWACGVTPRVVLENSRVPFAVMHHPGHMFVTDLADGDIKGRESLGDAKDREL
- a CDS encoding ATP-binding cassette domain-containing protein yields the protein MLKLSGVIAGYGEITIIKGIDLHVKEGRIAAIIGSNGAGKSTIMKTITGIVPNRGGKIIFRGDDISSIPAYDRVKLGISLVPEGREIFGRLTVEKNLAMGAYTVQSEKSFRESLGFAYRLFPRLEERKNQLARSLSGGEMQMLSIGRALMSNPSLLLLDEPSLGIAPVVVKQIFKVIGELNEQERVTVLIVEQNVKEALSLADYTYVLKNGEIEMEGPSDELAGSELIKKSFLGM
- a CDS encoding DUF2914 domain-containing protein, which codes for MRRGRRIQCFLVLAIAFFTGTVATLNAEDSREGRKIIGKDFSVVIERSEKRSHMLRADVAFCSEIANKECAEATDRFTIDAAKIYCHTTVHGSPSYMEIRHLWYRNGKIDQIVRLPVKSSRWRTWSLKALSSGTGGDWRVEVYTGDQKIGEGEFSVAETEGVESAKDLKMGPP